The Desulfotignum phosphitoxidans DSM 13687 DNA segment GGTGCTCCCGAAAAAAGGCAGATGCAACAAGGCTGAATGTGAAGAAGAAACAGCAAAGGATTTATTCGTTTTAAAGAAACATTCAGCGGTTGAATCGGCTATAAACGGGTTGGAAAATCATGGTCTGGACAGATGCCCGGATCATGGTATTCAAGGATTTAAAAGATACGTGGGCCTGTCTGTTCTGGCAAGAAACCTCCAGATCATGGGGCATAATATACAACAAAAAGGATTGAAACAGCTGCAACGGTTTGAACAGCGCAAAGCCGCTTAAAAACAGGCCATTGCATCAAAAACAGCACGTCAAACACTACAGGTGTGCCCGAAAAATGGGAAAGTCGTCAAAAAACGACTATCATGAAAGCACTTTCCCCGGTTTGTGATAGCAGGAGGACCAACAATTGAAAATTTTGTCAGGCATGTGCCCCGGAAAATCTCAAAATCGGGGTTTCCGGCCAGCCACTAAATAAGAGAAAAGCGGAAACTAAATTCTGCTTTTCTCTGTATATGCCTGTTTTTGATGCAGCGTTTTACCTAACATCATATCTTTAGCATACGCAGTTTCTGGATCAGGTGTTGTCGGGCAGGGTCAGGCCTGTTTTATCGTGCAGGCCTGACCCTGCCCTTAAGATATAATTTCGGTGTCAGGTGTTTTATAATCAGCGCTGACGGTTATTTTGACGGCGCGCCAAACCACTTTTCATACAGTTTGGCATAGGTGCCGTCTTCCTTGAATTTTAAAATGGTGATGGTGAATTTTTCCCTCAACTCACTGCCCTGGGGGAAGGCGATGCCGTAGGACTGGCCCTGGTACAGCGGGCCCACAACCTTGACTTTGCCTTTTCCCTGGTTCTGGGAATAATACATCAGGGGCGGGGAATCAAAGAAAACTGCATCCACACCGCCGGTGAGCAGTTCCATGAACAGGTTGTCGGTATTGGGAAACAGTTTGACATCTGTAATATTCTGGGATTTTAAAAAATCAACACTGGTGGTGGCCAGTTTTGTGGCCACTTTTTTGTCTTTAAGATCGTCAATGGTCTTTATGTCGTCATTGTCTTCCCGGACCAGTATGACCAGGCCGGCATCATAGTAGGGATAGGAAAAATCAACCACTTCTTCTCTAGAAGACTTGATGGTGATACCGGCTATGGCTGCATCAATGCTGTTGGATTGCAAAGCCGGGATAATGCCGTTGAAATCCATGGTCTGCCATTTATAGTCAAGCCCCAGGTCCTTGGCAATGGCATCAAAAAGCTGCACATCAAATCCGGTGAATTCCCCTTTTTCATTTTTGAACTCAAAGGGCCGGAAATTGGCATCAACTCCCACGATCAGCGGTTTTGCATGGACGGTTCCCAAAGCGATAAATGAGCAGATGATGGCACATAGGAACGATTTGAAAAATTTTGTCATTTTTCCCTCCTTTTTCAGGTTGTTAAACACGAAATCATAAATAATGTGACAACTGTTTTAATAGCGTGACAGTTATGTCATAAAAAAAATCCCTGACGATTGTCAAGGATTTTTTACACAGGCTGGATATTTGCCATAAGCATACCAGGTTTTCAATCGATCTGAGCAGCACTCTGTCCCAAGAATCGCCCCTGGAGGTGTCCTGTGCCCGGCCCGGGATTTGCGGGGGGCCTGTTTGCATAAGAACCCGGCTATATGCCCTCCAGGGCCTGCGTAAGATCCGCGATCAGGTCCCGGGTGTCTTCAATGCCCGTGGAATACCGGACTAGGCCTTCGGGAATGCCCATGGCGGCCCGCTCCCGGGCCGTGCATTCCACATGGCTGGTGGTGGCCGGCATGCCCACCAGGGTTTCCACGGCGCCTAAGTTGGCGGCGGCATGGGCAAATCTGAGCCGGGGCAGAAGCCGTTTGACGGCTTCCAAAGTGTTTTCCTTTAATTCAAAACTGAGCATTCCCCCGAACCCCTGCATCTGTTTGCATGCGATCTCATAATTGTCATGGGTTTCCAGGCCCGGATAATAGACCCGGCCCACAGCCGGATGTTCGAAAAGAAACCGGGCGATTTCCAGGGCGCTCCGGTTTTGCCGGGCCACGCGAAGATGCAGGGTTTTCATGCCTCTGAGCAAAAGATATGCGGCCATGGGATGCAGGGTGGCCCCGTTGATTTCCCGGAAATGATAGATTTTTTCAACCAGGTCTTTATTCCCGCAGATCACCCCGCCCAGGGCATCGGCATGGCCGCCCAGAAATTTGGTGGCGCTGTGGAGCACCAGGTCGGCCCCCAGTTGCAGGGGGTTCTGGTTGATGGGGGTGGCAAAGGTGTTGTCCACAATCACAATGGCACCGGTTTTTTTGGCTGCGGCAGTCAGCCGTTCCAGGTCCAAAATCTTGATGGTGGGGTTGGTGGGGGTTTCCAGATACACCAGTTTGCAGCCTTTGGCAATTTCGGTTTCAATGGCTGCATGATCCGCGGTATCGCACAGCGTGGTATTCACCTGGAACCGGGGCAGAAATTCAAAAAACAGCTTGCTGGTCCCGCCATAGGTGTCTTTAATGGATACCACCCGGTCCCCGGACCCAAGCAGCCCGAACAACGCACTGCTGATGATGCCCATGCCCGTGGCCGCACTGGTGGCGGCCTGTCCTCCCTCCAGGAGCCGCACTTTTTCCTCAAACGCCTGGACCGTGGGATTGGTGTTTCTGCCATAGATGTGGCCGGGTTTTTCTCCTTTGGCCACCTGCATCCATTCATCCATATCCCGGTATCCGAAAGACACACTGTGAACCACGGGTACCTGGGTGGCGCCCTGCATCCATGATTGTTCCTCTCCGCCCCAGACCGACTGGGTATCCTTATGTACAGGATTGTTCATCCGTTCTCCTTACGATATTTAAGTTGTGTTATTTTTATGGTCCGTTCAAAACAGCAACCGGGGTTATACTGTTTTTGGGGGGCAAAGTCCAGCATATCCGGATGGGGCTGTGCATCATGCCGGTCAATCATTTTTTTCCTCCATCTTGAGTCAGCCGGGCATTGTATCGAAAATGGCACAATGCTATAGTACCCGCCGGTAATGACGCAGAACCCATGAATGGGTCACATGACTGGCTGAACATAAGGATGAATGACATGACCGATGACCTGGTGATTTTTGCCGGCCGCACGGCATACAGACATATCAGGAAAAACGGATTGTCGCCCAATGATATCGACCTGGTGCTGGGGGCTTCAGGGGCTGCCAAATGGCTGGTGATTTACGGCCTGGATGCGGCCTTGTTTTCACGCTGGTTTGCACACCGCAAAGACCCGCTGCCCGTGCTGGGCACGTCCATCGGGGCCTGGAAATTTGCCGCAGCCGCTCAAAATGATCCCGTGCGGGCCTTGTCGGCCTTGAAACATGCGTATATCCACCAGTACTATCAGGGACGGGTGACCCCGGCCCAGGTGTCACGGGAATCCGGGCGGATCATGGCTTCGTTTCTGGACCCGGCCCGGGTGAATGAGATTCTGGACCATCCTTTTTTGCGCATCGCGTTCGGAGCGGTCCGGTGCCGGTATCTGCTGGCTTCCGGACACAGAATCCCCCAGATCCTGGGTGTTGCCGCCGGTGCCATGCTGAACCGGATGTCCCGGAACCTGAACCGCCTGTATCTGGAGCGGGTCGTGTTTCACCATGACGGGTTTGATACCGGCGGGGTGGATTTTTCCGGTTTTCCCACCCGGTGTGTGCCCCTGGCACCCGGTAATTTTCAGTCCGCTCTGACCGCATCCGGTGCCATTCCCTATGTCATGGAAGGGGTGACAGATATTGCCGGTGCGCCTTCAGGCATGTACAGAGACGGCGGGATTCTGGATTATCATCCCGCCTTTGCCCTGACCCCGGGCCATAAAGGATTTGTCCTGTATCCCCATTTTTATCCCCATCTCATTGCCGGGTGGTTTGACAAAAAACATCCCGGCCGCCGGGTGACCGGTGCTGTGACCGACCGGATGATTCTGGTGGCCCCCTCGGACCGGTTTATATCGCAGCTTCCCTTTGGCCGGATTCCGGACAGAAAGGATTTCATCCGTTTAAAAGGACAGGATGCCAAACGGGTGGATGCCTGGGAAACAGTGGCCGATTTGAGCCGGAATCTCGGAGAGACCTTTCTTGATATCACCCGCACCGGCCGGATTCAGGATCTGGTCCGGCCTTTGTCCTGAATTTTAATCATCACACAATGCCGCCAGAATGGATTGACATGCCATGTCTGCGCCGCCGGACCGGGCCGCCACATACGCATGCGCTTTTTGCTGCCGACAGTGACGATCTTCCGGATGTTTCAAAAGTGACACCATGGCATGGGCCGCAGATTGCCAGTTTTTTTTTCTTTGCACCAGCCCGGTGTCAAACACCTTTTTTCCCACCCAGAAAAAATCGTCCCAGAACGGTCCCGTGACAACCGGGGCCCCCTGGAGCAAGGGTTCTAAAAAATTCTGGCCTCCTAAAGGCTTCAGGCTGCCGCCCATGAACACGGCATGGGCATATCTGAAAACATGGCGCATCTCACCGAACCGGTCCCAGAGGATAATGCCCGGTTCAGCCGGAGGAGATGCCAGTTCAGACCTGAGATAAATCTTTACCCCGGTTTTTTTCAACCGGCGTTTCCAGAATCCGAGCCGGTGCATGTGCCTGGGAAATATTGCCATCACCTGCCCGGGGAACTGATGTAACAGTGTATGAATCATTTTAAGCACCTGCGTTTCTTCCTGGCGGCGGATGGAGGCAAACACGGACACGGGCCAGGGGCAGGGAAAGATGTCCGTTGACACGGATGTGGGTATTTCAGGGGCCTCAGGAGCCAGGGTTTCAAACTTGATATTGGGCATCACGGATACCCTTGCCCCGTCAAACACCTCCCGGAATCTTCCGGCATCCGGATCGGAAACAGCCAGGATCTGATGTAAACCGATGTTCGACCATAAAAATTTTGTCATCCCATACCCCCGGCGGCTTTTGACAGACATGCGCCCGTTTACCACCACAACCCGGGTGTGCCGGCGGTTCAGAAAATGCAGCAGGGCCGGCCAGAGCTCGGTTTCCACCAGTACCATCACTTTGGGGTTGACCGTCTCAACGGCCCGGGCCGCCACCCAAGGCATATCAAAGGGAAACCATGCCACAGATATGGACACTTTGGCGGACACCGGTTTTTTTTCAAGTTCTGAACACAGAATTTCCATGCCCTGATCCGTGGTGGTGGTGATCAATATCCGCACGGGCCGGTCCGGGGAAAAATGCTGAACCAGGCAGGCGGCCAGAAGGGCTTCTCCGGCAGATGCCGCCTGAATCCAGACATCAGCGGGATTTAGATGGGATGGATCGGTCCGCTGGGCAAAGGTGCGGGCCAGTCGGGGGTGGCGCCGCAAAAAAGGCAGGGCCGCGGCCCAGAGCATGTTGTAAAATCCCATAAAATCGGGTATAAAGGCGATCTTTGTCATGGGAGCCTATGCTCGCATGTTTTTTTAAGATTGACAATAGGGCTGGAACCAAAGATATAAGGTTTATGGATAAAACACTTGCCGGTCTGTCCGGATCACGCCGCAGAAAAATTCTGGAACTGATATTTCAGCACAAGGGATACCTGATTGTTGCGGCCCTGTGCATGATCGTGGTGGCGGCTGCCAACGGGTCCATGGCCTTTCTGGTCAAACCCGTGATCGATGATATTTTTGTGGCAAAGGACCGGGACATGCTCATGCTGATTCCGGCGTTGGCCGTGCTGGTGTTTTTTCTCAAAGGCGTGGGCACGTTCGGGTCGGAATACCTGATGAACTACATTGGCGAGCGCATTATTCGGTATTTCAGGGAATCGCTGTACGACCGGATCACGGATCTGCCCCTGGCCTTTATCCACAAGGAAAAAACAGGCGCGCTCATGTCCCGGATCACCAATGATGTCAATATTGTCAAGGGCATGGTTTCCACGGCCGTGGTCAATATATTCCGGGACTTTTTTTCCGTGATCGCTTTTTTGTTTGTCATTTTTTACCGGGACTGGCAGCTGGCCTTAGGCGCTTTTGTGGTGCTGCCCCTGGCGTTTTATCCGATTCTGATTTTCGGTAGACGGGTCCGAAAGTTTTCCACGGGGACCCAGGAAACCATGGCGGAGTTGAACTCATTTCTGCACGAGACATTTACGGGCAGCAAGATCATCAAGATTTTCAATCTCCAGGCGTTTGAGAAACAGCGGTTCAAACAAAAGACCCGGCTTTTGTTTGAACTGGAAATGAAAAAAGTGATTGCCAAGGCCCTGTCTTCGCCGGTCATGGAGTTTCTAGGGGGCCTGGGTATCGCCTTTATCATCTGGTTCGGGGGCATGCGGGTCATCAACGGCACGTCCACACCCGGCATCTTTTTTTCTTTTTTAACGGCCGTGATGATGCTGTATGATCCCGTGAAAAAAATTTCCAAGCTCAACAATACCATCCAGGAAGGCGTGGCCGCGGCTTCCCGGATTTTCGATGTGCTGGAAGAAGACCAGACCATCAAAGAAGCCCCTGATCCGCAGATGCTTTCCGGCCGGGCACTATCTGTGGCGTTTGACGATGTGTGTTTCAGTTATGGGCCCGATGAAAACCCGGCCCTTAATCATATCAACCTGACGGCTGCCCCCGGGGAGGTCCTGGCCCTGGTGGGCATGAGCGGGGGCGGTAAAACCAGCCTGGTGAACCTGATTCCCCGGCTGTATGATGTGACATCCGGCCGGGTGACTGTGGGCGGTATCGATGTCCGGGACCTGTCCGTTCAGTCGTTGCGGGACCATATTTCCATTGTGACCCAGGAACCCATTCTGTTCAACGAAACCGTGAAAGACAATATCCGTTACGGCCGCATGGATGCCACGGATCAAGAGATCCAAGCCGCGGCAAAGGCTGCCTATGCCCACGAGTTCATCACTGGATTCCCCAAAGGGTACGACACCCTGATCGGGGAACTGGGTTCCCGGTTGTCCGGTGGAGAAAAGCAGCGCATCTGCATTGCCAGAGCCCTGATCAAGGACGCGCCCGTGCTGATCCTGGATGAAGCCACATCCGCTCTGGATTCCCAGGCCGAGAAAGTGGTGCAGAAAGCCCTGGAAAACCTGATGAAAGGTCGGACATCTTTTGTCATTGCCCACCGGCTGTCCACCATTGATTATGCGTCCCGGATCGTGCTGCTCAAAGACGGGGCCATTCTGGAACAGGGCACCTCGGATGAACTCATGGCCAGCAAAGGCGCGTTTTATGATCTGGTAGTGCTGCAGATGGCGGCAAAAAATACGGCCGAACACCCGGAAAATGGACCGGCCGGGCCGCTCTATTTTCCCCAGGAACCTGAAAATAAAAACCAGTGAATCATAAGGAGAGGGATATGGGTATTTCCAAGGAACTGCTGGACATTCTGGTGTGCCCCAAA contains these protein-coding regions:
- a CDS encoding 3-deoxy-D-manno-octulosonic acid transferase — its product is MTKIAFIPDFMGFYNMLWAAALPFLRRHPRLARTFAQRTDPSHLNPADVWIQAASAGEALLAACLVQHFSPDRPVRILITTTTDQGMEILCSELEKKPVSAKVSISVAWFPFDMPWVAARAVETVNPKVMVLVETELWPALLHFLNRRHTRVVVVNGRMSVKSRRGYGMTKFLWSNIGLHQILAVSDPDAGRFREVFDGARVSVMPNIKFETLAPEAPEIPTSVSTDIFPCPWPVSVFASIRRQEETQVLKMIHTLLHQFPGQVMAIFPRHMHRLGFWKRRLKKTGVKIYLRSELASPPAEPGIILWDRFGEMRHVFRYAHAVFMGGSLKPLGGQNFLEPLLQGAPVVTGPFWDDFFWVGKKVFDTGLVQRKKNWQSAAHAMVSLLKHPEDRHCRQQKAHAYVAARSGGADMACQSILAALCDD
- a CDS encoding cystathionine gamma-synthase family protein encodes the protein MNNPVHKDTQSVWGGEEQSWMQGATQVPVVHSVSFGYRDMDEWMQVAKGEKPGHIYGRNTNPTVQAFEEKVRLLEGGQAATSAATGMGIISSALFGLLGSGDRVVSIKDTYGGTSKLFFEFLPRFQVNTTLCDTADHAAIETEIAKGCKLVYLETPTNPTIKILDLERLTAAAKKTGAIVIVDNTFATPINQNPLQLGADLVLHSATKFLGGHADALGGVICGNKDLVEKIYHFREINGATLHPMAAYLLLRGMKTLHLRVARQNRSALEIARFLFEHPAVGRVYYPGLETHDNYEIACKQMQGFGGMLSFELKENTLEAVKRLLPRLRFAHAAANLGAVETLVGMPATTSHVECTARERAAMGIPEGLVRYSTGIEDTRDLIADLTQALEGI
- a CDS encoding glutamine ABC transporter substrate-binding protein, with the translated sequence MTKFFKSFLCAIICSFIALGTVHAKPLIVGVDANFRPFEFKNEKGEFTGFDVQLFDAIAKDLGLDYKWQTMDFNGIIPALQSNSIDAAIAGITIKSSREEVVDFSYPYYDAGLVILVREDNDDIKTIDDLKDKKVATKLATTSVDFLKSQNITDVKLFPNTDNLFMELLTGGVDAVFFDSPPLMYYSQNQGKGKVKVVGPLYQGQSYGIAFPQGSELREKFTITILKFKEDGTYAKLYEKWFGAPSK
- a CDS encoding ABC transporter ATP-binding protein, whose protein sequence is MDKTLAGLSGSRRRKILELIFQHKGYLIVAALCMIVVAAANGSMAFLVKPVIDDIFVAKDRDMLMLIPALAVLVFFLKGVGTFGSEYLMNYIGERIIRYFRESLYDRITDLPLAFIHKEKTGALMSRITNDVNIVKGMVSTAVVNIFRDFFSVIAFLFVIFYRDWQLALGAFVVLPLAFYPILIFGRRVRKFSTGTQETMAELNSFLHETFTGSKIIKIFNLQAFEKQRFKQKTRLLFELEMKKVIAKALSSPVMEFLGGLGIAFIIWFGGMRVINGTSTPGIFFSFLTAVMMLYDPVKKISKLNNTIQEGVAAASRIFDVLEEDQTIKEAPDPQMLSGRALSVAFDDVCFSYGPDENPALNHINLTAAPGEVLALVGMSGGGKTSLVNLIPRLYDVTSGRVTVGGIDVRDLSVQSLRDHISIVTQEPILFNETVKDNIRYGRMDATDQEIQAAAKAAYAHEFITGFPKGYDTLIGELGSRLSGGEKQRICIARALIKDAPVLILDEATSALDSQAEKVVQKALENLMKGRTSFVIAHRLSTIDYASRIVLLKDGAILEQGTSDELMASKGAFYDLVVLQMAAKNTAEHPENGPAGPLYFPQEPENKNQ